The following proteins come from a genomic window of Lolium rigidum isolate FL_2022 chromosome 5, APGP_CSIRO_Lrig_0.1, whole genome shotgun sequence:
- the LOC124651061 gene encoding nucleosome assembly protein 1;2-like has translation MLINEILGEEIQERDEEALKYLKDIKWCRIDDPKGFKLEFFFDTNPFFKNSVLAKTYHIDEEDEPILEKAIGTEIDWCRGKCLTQNVLKKKPKKGSKNTKPITIVEDCESFFKFFSPTEGPNDDKEIDDKLAEQLMEQIQKDYDIAFTIRDNIIPHAVSWFTTEASQDEYYKAILEDDEDEEDYNDYEEEQNYQDDGN, from the exons ATGTTAATCAATGAAATCCTGGGCGAGGAG ATCCAGGAGAGGGATGAGGAAGCTCTGAAGTATCTCAAGGACATCAAATGGTGCAGAATTGATGATCCAAAGGGTTTCAAGCTTGAGTTTTTCTTCGATACCAATCCATTCTTCAAAAATTCCGTGCTGGCTAAAACGTATCACATAGATGAGGAAGATGAACCCATTCTAGAAAAAGCAATCGG GACTGAAATTGATTGGTGCCGAGGTAAGTGTCTCACACAAAACGTGCTGAAAAAGAAGCCAAAGAAGGGCTCAAAAAACACAAAGCCTATCACAATAGTAGAAGATTGTGAgagcttcttcaagttcttcaGCCCCACTGAAGGTCCTAATGATGATAAGGAAATTGACGATA AATTA GCTGAACAACTGATGGAACAAATTCAGAAGGACTATGATATTGC ATTTACCATCAGGGACAATATTATCCCTCATGCTGTTTCATGGTTCACTACAGAAGCTTCTCAAGATGAGTACTACAAAGCCATtcttgaggatgatgaagacgAGGAGGATTATAACG actatgaagaggagcagaactatcaagatgacggcaac